The following proteins are encoded in a genomic region of Spartobacteria bacterium:
- a CDS encoding peptidylprolyl isomerase (rotamase C; accelerates isomerization of the peptidyl prolyl bond): MVTRNKGNEMKAAARHILVSTEDACNRIKQQIADGADFAEMAKKHSACPSGRDGGTLGVFSPGQMVPEFDRVVFNEEVGVVHGPVKTNFGYHLVEITQRG, encoded by the coding sequence ATGGTAACAAGAAACAAAGGAAACGAAATGAAAGCAGCAGCTAGACATATTCTCGTAAGTACAGAAGACGCCTGCAACCGTATCAAACAGCAGATTGCTGATGGTGCCGATTTTGCCGAAATGGCGAAAAAACATTCCGCGTGCCCGTCCGGTCGCGATGGCGGCACTCTGGGGGTTTTTTCTCCGGGACAGATGGTGCCTGAATTTGACCGCGTTGTCTTCAATGAAGAAGTAGGCGTCGTTCATGGCCCGGTCAAAACCAATTTTGGCTACCACCTGGTCGAAATTACTCAGCGCGGTTAA
- a CDS encoding ankyrin repeat domain-containing protein, which produces MSGTILKTKFVTIYGLNHIKGCMSFIRTIRAVLFAFLLSFVATRAVMPPEIYAERSQLSEIKAIATVVEVETLYMGESYSEKRMITSMTSWTPELEEASRKTPETLRYGIGTVSVDDTLFVQPIQSQFGGKNPLPDALVRGGLLHLENRDTDMHGFENEDRRGLLLIALHDNDLDEVSRLLRSGIDVNHPLSTTGQTLLMAAETASMANLLLSNGANPKAVDADEGTVLHYAVSREKALELIPLFVAQGVDPNGRGWGNTTPLLAVMDYFNEHRALYSPPVSTEATEFDGVDNRFPGPRDVLQMLMNAGADLNAVDPYGDTALINAAMNGNRELVSILLDLGADRTIKNAVGDTAQDIANKLGYTDMYRMLE; this is translated from the coding sequence ATGTCTGGAACTATTTTAAAAACAAAATTCGTAACCATTTACGGGTTAAACCATATCAAAGGGTGTATGTCTTTTATTCGGACCATAAGAGCCGTCCTCTTCGCCTTTCTACTGTCGTTTGTCGCTACTCGGGCCGTTATGCCGCCTGAAATATACGCCGAGAGATCACAACTTTCGGAAATTAAAGCCATCGCGACTGTTGTGGAAGTAGAGACCTTGTACATGGGGGAAAGTTACTCTGAAAAAAGAATGATCACCTCCATGACGTCATGGACTCCAGAACTAGAAGAAGCCAGTCGCAAAACACCGGAAACACTCAGATACGGGATAGGTACAGTGAGTGTAGACGACACGCTCTTTGTCCAGCCCATCCAGTCGCAATTCGGCGGCAAGAACCCTTTACCCGATGCGCTCGTCCGTGGAGGCTTGCTCCATCTGGAAAATAGGGACACGGATATGCATGGGTTTGAGAATGAAGACCGTCGGGGTTTATTACTCATAGCTTTGCATGATAATGATCTGGACGAAGTCTCTCGGCTTCTGAGAAGCGGCATTGATGTCAACCATCCGCTAAGCACCACTGGACAGACACTGCTCATGGCCGCAGAGACCGCATCCATGGCGAACCTGCTGTTGTCAAACGGGGCAAATCCAAAAGCCGTGGATGCAGATGAAGGCACGGTCCTGCACTATGCTGTTTCACGAGAAAAGGCGCTAGAGCTGATTCCCCTTTTCGTTGCGCAAGGTGTCGATCCCAATGGCCGTGGCTGGGGAAATACGACGCCACTTTTAGCCGTCATGGACTATTTCAACGAACACCGTGCTCTTTATTCACCGCCGGTGTCGACCGAAGCAACTGAATTTGATGGAGTCGATAACCGCTTTCCCGGTCCGCGAGATGTGTTGCAGATGTTGATGAATGCCGGAGCCGATCTGAATGCGGTGGATCCATACGGAGACACGGCCCTGATAAATGCTGCCATGAATGGCAACCGTGAACTGGTGAGCATCCTGCTTGATCTGGGCGCCGACCGCACCATCAAGAATGCTGTGGGAGACACCGCCCAAGACATCGCCAACAAGTTGGGCTACACCGACATGTACCGGATGCTGGAATAA
- the argJ gene encoding bifunctional glutamate N-acetyltransferase/amino-acid acetyltransferase ArgJ has protein sequence MNSHVMTLPKGFKAAGMAAGIKKSGTKDLALVVSEVPCVAAGTFTKNNIKAAPVRLCMQRLMDSSALYGIVANSGNANACTGEQGKTDALRMAQVAEQALGLPENALFVCSTGRIGIPLPMSTVEKGIRDLAPSLRTDGGVDASDAILTTDTHRKVITRTVKTAAGDVTLSAMAKGAGMIEPNMATMFTFILTDACVDQASLQEALSESVANSFNRISVDGDMSTNDTVLCLANGLAGNAQWSSSHLQWKAFKEVLDEVCLTLALDIVRDGEGAKKLVTINIEGAATTQDAECVARSIANSLLVKTSWVGNDANWGRVIDCIGYSGATIQEDRIDISYSDIPAVRGGLGISGGDEQLHAAVGSEAFSVQVDLHMGEGAATVYTCECSEEYVQINI, from the coding sequence ATGAATTCGCATGTTATGACATTACCAAAAGGGTTTAAAGCCGCTGGCATGGCTGCCGGTATCAAGAAATCGGGCACCAAAGATTTGGCACTGGTTGTGTCAGAGGTTCCTTGCGTGGCGGCGGGTACCTTTACGAAAAATAATATCAAAGCGGCTCCAGTGCGTTTATGTATGCAGCGCCTGATGGATTCTTCGGCGTTGTACGGGATTGTGGCCAACAGCGGCAATGCCAATGCCTGCACGGGTGAACAGGGTAAAACCGATGCCCTGCGCATGGCGCAGGTAGCCGAACAGGCATTGGGTCTGCCTGAAAATGCGCTGTTTGTCTGCTCTACCGGCCGCATCGGCATACCTCTGCCCATGTCCACCGTGGAAAAGGGCATTCGTGATCTGGCTCCGAGTCTGCGGACGGATGGCGGCGTTGATGCTTCTGACGCTATTCTTACTACGGATACCCATAGAAAAGTCATCACCAGAACGGTGAAGACGGCCGCCGGCGACGTCACCCTGTCGGCTATGGCTAAGGGCGCAGGCATGATTGAACCCAATATGGCGACCATGTTTACCTTCATTCTGACTGATGCCTGCGTGGATCAAGCGTCGCTTCAGGAGGCGTTGAGCGAGTCCGTGGCAAACAGTTTTAATCGTATCAGTGTCGATGGCGACATGAGTACTAATGACACCGTTTTATGCCTGGCCAACGGACTGGCTGGCAATGCGCAGTGGTCGTCCAGTCATCTGCAGTGGAAGGCCTTTAAAGAGGTGCTCGATGAAGTCTGCCTGACATTGGCTCTGGATATTGTGCGAGACGGCGAGGGTGCGAAAAAATTGGTTACGATCAATATTGAAGGTGCTGCGACGACTCAGGATGCCGAATGTGTGGCCCGCAGTATTGCCAACTCCCTGCTGGTTAAAACGTCATGGGTCGGGAACGATGCCAACTGGGGTCGTGTCATCGACTGCATCGGTTATTCCGGAGCCACCATTCAGGAAGACCGCATTGATATATCTTATAGTGATATTCCGGCGGTGCGAGGCGGTCTGGGGATATCGGGCGGTGATGAGCAGCTGCATGCCGCCGTGGGTTCCGAAGCCTTTTCTGTGCAGGTTGACCTTCACATGGGGGAGGGTGCAGCCACGGTGTACACTTGTGAATGCTCTGAAGAATACGTGCAGATCAATATTTAA
- a CDS encoding 50S ribosomal protein L13 encodes MMKSFVAKQEEVTRKWYLVDAADKPAGRLAVEITKILRGKNKPTFTPHVDTGDFVVVINAEKVKLSGTKEQKKIYKDYSGYPNGLKEYPASDVRAKHPDRIVRQAVRGMMPKNRQSRSMMRRLHVYTGTNHPHVAQQPESIELI; translated from the coding sequence ATAATGAAATCGTTTGTAGCAAAGCAGGAAGAAGTAACGCGGAAATGGTATTTGGTAGACGCGGCTGATAAGCCGGCTGGACGTTTGGCCGTTGAAATAACAAAAATTTTGCGTGGAAAAAACAAACCCACTTTCACACCACATGTGGACACGGGGGATTTCGTGGTCGTTATCAACGCGGAAAAAGTGAAACTTTCCGGCACGAAAGAACAAAAAAAGATTTATAAGGACTATTCGGGTTATCCCAATGGACTTAAAGAATATCCGGCGAGTGATGTGAGAGCAAAACATCCGGATCGTATCGTTCGTCAGGCCGTTAGAGGCATGATGCCGAAGAATCGTCAGAGCCGCTCCATGATGCGCCGCCTGCATGTGTATACCGGCACCAATCACCCTCACGTTGCACAGCAGCCTGAATCGATTGAACTGATTTAA
- a CDS encoding 30S ribosomal protein S9, which yields MALKVVEFAATGRRKEAVARVRMVPGSGKVTVNGRPFEDYFKTLTLRVYIVRPFVLVGMENKYDMVISTSGGGLKGQAGAVRHAISRALVNMDDTTRPVLKENGFLTRDSRMKERKKPGQPGARKRFQFSKR from the coding sequence GTGGCACTTAAAGTAGTCGAATTTGCAGCGACAGGACGTCGCAAAGAAGCCGTGGCACGTGTCCGCATGGTACCCGGTTCTGGTAAGGTTACCGTGAATGGCCGTCCCTTTGAGGACTATTTCAAAACATTAACCCTGCGTGTGTATATCGTTCGTCCTTTCGTTCTGGTCGGAATGGAAAACAAATACGATATGGTCATTTCTACCAGTGGTGGCGGACTGAAAGGTCAGGCCGGCGCTGTTCGTCATGCGATCTCGCGTGCATTGGTGAACATGGACGATACAACGCGTCCGGTTTTGAAGGAAAACGGATTCCTTACGCGCGATTCACGTATGAAGGAACGCAAGAAACCTGGTCAGCCGGGTGCTCGTAAGCGCTTCCAGTTCTCTAAACGTTAA